The segment CCCTGCCAGGGCCTGCAGAAAGCGCAGCGCTTCAGAGGCTGGCACGctttcccccttcctcccccGGATGGGGGAGAGATCCCGGCACCTCTGACGGTGATGTCAGTGGAATCCTGAGCCCCATCCCGCTCCGCGGCTGGGAGAGGGCAGACGGTGCTCTCGGCAGCCAGGAAAAGCTGGGGTGTACCCCGCGGGACCACGGCGGTCCGGGACCCCTGAGGCGAAAGCTCTCTCCGCGCGCGGGGTCCCGGCCACCGCGCACGCCGCCCCCGCTGGCACGCGCCACGCTCCGCCCTGGAAGCAGCTTTGGTCCCGGCGCGGGGGTGCGCGGGGGGTGCGAGCAGGCCGGCTCAGCCTGATTTACGGCTCTGCTGAAAACCGCTTCGTTCCCGCAGCAGTAGCACAGTcgtggcggcagcagcagctgcagcaacaaGTCGGGTAAGTGGGCATCTGCGCCCGCGGCCCGGCCCAGGGGGCGCAGCAGAAGGGGCCGTCCGGGCTGGGCAGCAGGTCCCGTCCCGCACCACGGCGGGGAGCTGGGCATCTCGGCCCCCGCCTGCGGGCACTCGTGTGCGCACGTATCCACTCTGGCACCGGCGGGCTGGCACGCagaggagctggggtggggagagccGGGACCCCCGAGGCACACTCATTTCCAGCCTGCACCTATTAAGGCAGAGGAAATTAGGACTTGTCTGCCAGCCCTGTGAACTGGGGCCCCCTCCGGGCCCTTGAAACCTTGCGCACTCCCGGGGTGCGTGAGCACCGGTTTCCCCATCCGGGGATGCCATTCCTTCCTCATTGCTCCCTGGAATTCTGGTACCCCTTCTTTCACGTCTGGCCTCCGTTTTCTGCCAGAGTTGGCCTCCTGTCCCCAGAATACGCGTGTTTAAACAGCTTGCTGTAGCTCAGGAAGAGGGTCCCGTCTCTGGGGGCAGAGGCTTATTAACATGGAAGCTTTGTCTACTGTGTGGGGACCACTGGTACCTCTGCTTTCAAAGAGGTAGAGGGCCCAATAATAGTACTTTTTAGCCAAGACTCTTGGCACCCTCCCTTTAGGGTCCCGTGCTTATTACATTGAAGGAACCATTCCTGGAGGGACTAGATAGGCGCTGCTTGTAGAACTGGGCTGCTAGCAGTCATCTGTTGCGAgggttaagaaaataaatttctatgagGAAATAAGAACTTCCCTTTACTAAAAGAGTTATTCTGTTACCTACATGGTTCAAACTTTGGCCACCCTAGCGGTCCTCATGTTAAAACAGGATCACAGTTGAGGCAAATCCATCCAGAACACTCTGTTTTAGTAAAACCTTATCTGTGGCCCCACTTAGTATTTGATACATTGGGTTTCCAGATTTCAGTAAATCTGGAGTATTAGGGAAGCATCGTTATTATGATAAACGTTGATTAAATCATCAcagcaataattttaaaataaaattaagggcAGAAACCTCAGACTGGAAAATTTTCAGCTGATTGTGTGCTTAATGCCCCTGGCTAGTCTGAGTGATACCTTCCCTAGATCTGAGGAAGGTTGCTGAGTCTGCTGTCTTAGGACCTGTCTTGACAATTCATgtgagtttctctctctctctctcttttttcttttcatgtttatcaGGGTCCTCAGTAAAATAGTGTGTGTTTTTGCAGTGACTGTACTAAATTCAGGAGGGCAGGAAAGTTGAATTCCGTGTGGGAATCTGACACTGtccatttggccttggagtaattGCTTTTACCTTCTTTctccaatttcctcatctgtgaaaagggAATGATACCCATCTTTTTTTATCTTAAgtaggggttggcaaactttttctgtaaagaccAAGTAGTAAGTATTTTGAATTAGCCTGCTATAGGGCCTCTGCCTCAACTACTCACCTCCATCCTTCAGTGCAAAGCAGCAGTAGACAGTATGGAAATGTTGTTGGATTTGGCCCATGGATTgtaggttttaatttttattagttattATATGTAAAAGTAATTTGGAATTTCAAAGCCTCTGTCCCCATGGAGATCAGCTCATTTcagtagtatttttttaaacagacatGCAAACTACCTGTTTTATTCTCCCCTGCCTAGGACTTTTAGAGTAATGCAACAGAAGGCCTTTGAGGAAAGCAGATACCCCTGGCAAGAGTCCTTTGAGAATGTCGCTGTGTGCCTGCCCTTCCGTTGCCCGAGGTGTGGGGACCATACCAGATTTAGAAGCCTGTCCTCCTTGAGGGCCCATCTGGAATTTAGTCACAGCTACCAGGAGAGAACCCTCTTGACAAAATGCAGCCTCTTTCCATCCCTCAAAGACACAGACCTGGTCACTTCCTCCGAACCCCCGAAACAGGGAAGACTGCAGAGCTGTGGTAACATAGTAAAGCAGAAACCGAGCTATGTGAACTTGTATAGTATTTCGCACGAACACTCCAAGGACAGGAAGCCGTTCGAGATGGTGGCAGAGAGGCCTGTGTCCTACGTGCAGACCTACACTACAGTGGACCTGCGTGCAGACTCGCCGGAGGCACCAAGGGCCAGCCCAGGCCTTCCTGCCCCAGACACCAAAGCAGCTTTCGAGGCACATGTCAGAGAAAAGTTCAGTCGGATGGTCGAGGCTGTGGACAGGACCATAGAGAAGAGGATTGATAAACTCACCAAAGAGCTGGCCCAGAAAACTGCTGAACTGTTGGAAGTTCGGGCGGCATTTGTGCAACTGACGCAGAAGAAGCAGGAAGTTCAGAGACGAGAGCGGGCGCTGAACAGACAGGTGGATGTGGCCGTGGAGATGATCGCAGCCCTGAGGCAACGCCTGACGGAATCCGAAGAGGAGCTTCTCAGGAAAGAAGAGTAAGTGGCGTTGAGAATGGATGCTAAACCCCTTGCTTTAGACACTTCCCACCCACTCCCAAGTTACACTCCAGTGTGAAGCATGGCTTGGTTTTAATTGCTTGCAGATACCTCGCTGCAGTCTCCCATTGATATAGTTgaatgtaggagacccaagaCTTTTAGTACCGTTTACCGTCTCTGCTATGGTCTCCAGCTCAGCAACCTGAAAGTCGAAATATCGCATTCCTTCTCACCTTAGAAACTGTAGACACTACAAATGTCTACTAcaagtgtcctctgtccatgctgGGATCcattcctggtgtgtgtgtgtgaggagagTAGGGAGTGGGGGGATAGGGGTGGTAAGTTGAATGGGAAGGCAGAAAGGGAGTGCTGGGCACCCTTTCTGTCTTATTGACAACTCCGTGTAATAAAATCAAGAACATGAGATGTTGTcttattcaaatataaaaatatggtctaaatataaataatttttgcttCTTAGCCATTTCGTATTACTTGTCCGTGTTAATTAAATATTTGTAACTGAGaatctattaataataatttttatttaaaagaagcaGACATTAGGAAACCCAGAGGAAGCATCTGAGATTGCCATACTTTTATGATTTAAgtttgagaattttctttttgaaaaatactagACTAAGTCATGCCTGCTTGCAGAGTTGACGCTGGTTTTTACAAATTACAGGTGATTGGAGAAGCTGTTCGTTTAAAAATTATCACACTTGGTAAAGCATTTCCTTATCAATAAGTATATGGATTCATCTCAAACTAGAAAAGTATATGTAACAATGCAGTGTTATATCCCAAATGCAGAATgttagatttaattttaaatggaggCTCAGAATTCATAGAACCAAAGGAAGTAAAAATTGATTGACTGAAACAGCCTAAAAGGaagattttcaaataatttgagGTATGCTATACAGATTGACTTAATTTCATGCTTTCTTTGTCCTCTGGCACTCTTCTATCTTGTGTTGTCTCTTAAAATGTGGTAATTAAAGCTTCTCCACTTGGTAAGAGGCTGAGAAACCCTATGTATTAAAGAGATCACCACTTGCTATTACTAAATGCTTACTGCCTGCCTGGAGAAAAAGCCTGCACTGCTCAGctagatacttttttaaaatcatgtagtGAGGACAGATTTGAATCAGCCACTGATTTACTTTACTCCTATGGAAATGATCTGCTTTGAAAAATGTTTCACTCTTGGCTCTTGGTATTTCCTGGTGGGAAGTTAGTGCCTTGACTTGCTATAGCACCAAGGGTGACTAACACTGCACCACAGAAGAAATGGCAGATGGCATTGCTTTATGTGCAGAGAGGAGCGTGGAGTTAAACTTGTGATATTTCTGTTT is part of the Ovis canadensis isolate MfBH-ARS-UI-01 breed Bighorn chromosome 25, ARS-UI_OviCan_v2, whole genome shotgun sequence genome and harbors:
- the ZNF365 gene encoding protein ZNF365, whose amino-acid sequence is MQQKAFEESRYPWQESFENVAVCLPFRCPRCGDHTRFRSLSSLRAHLEFSHSYQERTLLTKCSLFPSLKDTDLVTSSEPPKQGRLQSCGNIVKQKPSYVNLYSISHEHSKDRKPFEMVAERPVSYVQTYTTVDLRADSPEAPRASPGLPAPDTKAAFEAHVREKFSRMVEAVDRTIEKRIDKLTKELAQKTAELLEVRAAFVQLTQKKQEVQRRERALNRQVDVAVEMIAALRQRLTESEEELLRKEEEVVTFNHFLETAAEKEVQGKARLQDFIENLLHRVELAEKQLEYYHSQQRAGLCGDSREHALTDISSNRKPKCLSRGHLHSVCNHPDLKTHFHPKGRMKKAKDDRASMQPAKALHEQSESPRELCRPAKKGEPLGFGRKGNIRPKMAKKKPTAIVNII